From the genome of Thermogutta terrifontis, one region includes:
- a CDS encoding helix-turn-helix domain-containing protein, which produces MSTFGDYLRQRREALRKNDPAYSIRRVAAQVGIEPSYLSKIERGEQPPPSEKTIVALARVLGEDSDVLLALAGKVSSDLAEVIRKRPQLFAELIRQLKDLPDHAVLRIVREVRDGHW; this is translated from the coding sequence ATGAGCACATTCGGTGATTATCTTCGACAACGACGCGAAGCCCTGCGAAAAAACGATCCCGCCTACTCGATCCGGCGAGTGGCGGCACAGGTCGGCATTGAGCCGTCCTACTTGAGTAAGATCGAGCGGGGCGAACAACCGCCCCCTTCCGAGAAAACGATCGTGGCGCTGGCACGCGTCCTCGGGGAAGATTCCGATGTTTTGCTGGCGCTTGCGGGAAAGGTCTCCAGTGACTTGGCCGAGGTCATTCGCAAACGTCCGCAACTGTTTGCGGAACTGATTCGCCAACTGAAGGATTTGCCGGACCACGCTGTCTTGCGAATCGTCCGGGAGGTTCGGGATGGTCATTGGTAA
- the ndk gene encoding nucleoside-diphosphate kinase: MERTLVLLKPDCVQRRLMGRIISRFEDKGLNIIAMKMIRVTQELARKHYAEHVQKAWYPSLEEFITSGPVVAMVVEGPEAIRVVRDMVGATNGLNATPGTIRGDFGCSRQMNLVHASDGPESAARELAIFFREEELCPYTPTIQSWLRAKDE, from the coding sequence ATGGAACGCACCCTTGTGTTGCTCAAGCCAGACTGTGTGCAGCGCCGACTGATGGGGCGGATCATCAGCCGGTTTGAAGACAAAGGCCTGAACATCATCGCGATGAAGATGATCCGCGTTACCCAGGAGCTTGCGCGAAAGCACTACGCAGAGCATGTCCAAAAGGCTTGGTATCCGTCGCTGGAGGAATTCATCACGTCTGGACCTGTGGTGGCGATGGTGGTGGAAGGGCCGGAGGCGATTCGTGTGGTGCGGGACATGGTGGGTGCCACCAACGGCCTCAACGCCACGCCCGGCACCATCCGCGGTGATTTCGGCTGCTCCCGGCAGATGAATCTCGTCCACGCCTCGGACGGACCGGAGTCCGCGGCACGCGAGCTGGCTATCTTCTTCCGGGAAGAAGAACTCTGTCCGTATACCCCCACGATCCAAAGCTGGTTGCGGGCGAAGGACGAGTGA
- a CDS encoding PQQ-binding-like beta-propeller repeat protein: protein MVGRCSFSPVLCRFRRSIPTAIGGLPWFACLMPVVFASPLWADNWPAWRGPEGTGVCRETGLPLRWSEETGEGIIWKTEIPEWGNSTPVIWGDAIFLTTQADDRLLVLRVDKATGRIVWTRQVGTADTPRDAPRGYQKFHNLNNNASPSVVTDGEHVVAHFGNGDLAVFNFAGELLWRRNLQKDYGRYTIWWGHANSPVIVDGLVISVCMQDSLADLQEKPHPSYVVAHDLKSGWEVWYTPRMTGAEKESCDAYTTPLVRRVGDRAEILVMGAEWLDCYDARTGQRLWYLPGLKGNRTITGPTISGDIVFATIGMRGATFAARIGGTGELPADRILWRYEGNNPDSPSPVYYQGLLYLAADNGVVQCLDAKTGELKWRERIGRDIKASPIAAEGRIYFLDTAGQCTVVRAGEKYEVLAVNRVNDRTIASPAVSDGQIFLRGRKYLYCLGAKVGSDRP, encoded by the coding sequence ATGGTAGGTCGGTGCTCGTTTTCCCCGGTGTTGTGCCGGTTTCGGCGTTCGATTCCCACGGCAATCGGGGGGTTGCCGTGGTTTGCCTGTTTAATGCCGGTGGTTTTCGCCAGCCCTCTTTGGGCGGATAACTGGCCGGCTTGGCGGGGGCCTGAAGGAACGGGTGTCTGTCGCGAGACAGGTCTGCCACTGAGGTGGTCGGAAGAGACGGGCGAAGGGATCATCTGGAAAACGGAGATTCCGGAATGGGGGAATTCCACCCCTGTTATCTGGGGTGACGCGATTTTCCTCACCACCCAGGCTGACGATCGTCTGCTTGTCCTGCGCGTGGACAAAGCAACCGGGCGGATCGTATGGACCCGGCAGGTGGGAACCGCCGATACGCCAAGAGATGCCCCGCGAGGTTACCAGAAGTTCCATAACCTCAATAACAACGCGAGTCCTTCGGTGGTGACGGATGGCGAGCATGTGGTGGCTCATTTCGGGAACGGAGACCTGGCCGTCTTCAACTTTGCCGGGGAATTGCTCTGGCGGAGAAACCTGCAAAAAGATTACGGGCGATATACGATCTGGTGGGGACATGCGAACAGTCCGGTCATTGTGGATGGCTTGGTCATTTCGGTCTGCATGCAGGACTCGCTTGCCGATCTGCAGGAGAAGCCGCACCCAAGTTATGTTGTGGCACACGATTTAAAATCTGGCTGGGAAGTTTGGTACACGCCGCGAATGACCGGGGCAGAAAAGGAGAGTTGCGATGCCTACACGACGCCGCTTGTGCGCCGGGTAGGGGATCGTGCGGAGATTCTTGTGATGGGGGCGGAGTGGCTTGACTGCTACGATGCGCGAACCGGTCAGCGCCTGTGGTATTTGCCAGGCCTGAAAGGAAACCGGACAATCACCGGGCCGACGATCTCCGGAGATATTGTTTTTGCGACAATAGGCATGCGCGGGGCGACCTTTGCCGCCCGCATCGGTGGTACTGGAGAACTGCCCGCTGATCGCATCCTCTGGCGTTATGAGGGGAACAATCCCGATTCGCCAAGTCCCGTGTACTACCAGGGACTGCTCTACCTTGCAGCGGATAACGGAGTCGTCCAATGCCTTGATGCGAAAACGGGGGAGTTGAAGTGGCGCGAGCGCATCGGCCGCGACATCAAGGCGTCCCCAATTGCCGCGGAGGGCAGGATCTACTTTTTGGATACGGCTGGTCAGTGCACGGTGGTGCGAGCGGGGGAAAAATACGAGGTTCTGGCCGTCAACCGAGTCAACGATCGCACCATCGCGTCGCCCGCCGTGTCCGACGGACAAATCTTCCTTCGGGGGCGAAAATACCTTTATTGTCTTGGCGCAAAAGTCGGCAGTGATCGGCCATAA